In the Leptotrichia sp. oral taxon 212 genome, one interval contains:
- a CDS encoding AMP-binding protein has protein sequence MFLNRGDRLALVDFNDKKINYTELVNNVKYYSENVVTAEKDDFGLILMENRPEWIYTYFALWDRKAVPIALDSTSNGKEILYVLEDSGPKFIICSDETEKNVKEAVSLYDKGQVTIINVDSHLIDENKMEIIKKGDFELENPEGDSIATMLYTSGTTGFPKGVMLTFNNLSSELEGLEKKNLLEPSDQILALLPFHHVLPLTATVLIILKYQASIVFVKKIASKEILEALDKNNVTALVGVPRVFKLFYDGIKQQIDSKFITRTIYKLMTKIKSFKIRRKVFTKVHEKFGGELTFIVSGGAKLDPEIGEFYETLGIYVQEGYGLTETSPVIAVNTRKERKIGTVGKKLDNIEAKIVDEELWVKGPIVMKGYYNKPEKTAEVITEDGWFKTGDLASIDDEGYITIRGRRNSMIVLSNGKNIDPEKLENKVIEKSKKLIKELGVFGHNDKLVAIIVPDLLECRKQGITNIKAYIKNIVEDYNLTVHNYEKILDYKLYEEELPKTRVGKLRRFMLPELYLKTNVKKKKVEEPDNEVYRLLKDYIKKLKGIEAQPEENLELEIGMDSLDIVEFFAYVENSFGIQLDEEKFSEISNLKSLSEYINEKATKIESGEVDWKKIIEAAPPVEEKNRWATRVLRPLFDLTIKLYFRLKRVDRDKLSNKPQIFVSNHQSFIDSLVLGSLLPAGILYNTIFLAIDWYFKKGILKLLVSHGNVVLIDINKNIKKSVEEIAGNVKAGKNVLIFPEGARTKDGKVAEFKKVFAIIAKELNVDVQCLGIKGAFEAYSRYMKFPKPKKIEVAVLEKFKPEGTYDEIVEKARNIIKNYVEGN, from the coding sequence ATGTTCTTGAATAGAGGAGACAGGCTTGCGCTTGTTGATTTTAATGACAAAAAAATAAATTATACTGAATTAGTTAACAATGTAAAATATTATTCAGAAAATGTAGTAACTGCTGAAAAAGATGATTTTGGATTAATCCTGATGGAAAACAGACCGGAATGGATTTATACTTATTTTGCCTTATGGGATAGAAAAGCAGTACCTATTGCATTGGATTCTACTAGTAATGGAAAGGAAATTTTATATGTTCTTGAAGATTCAGGACCTAAGTTTATAATCTGTTCAGACGAGACTGAGAAAAATGTTAAGGAAGCAGTCTCGCTGTATGATAAAGGTCAAGTGACAATAATTAATGTAGATAGTCATTTAATTGATGAAAATAAAATGGAAATAATAAAAAAAGGAGATTTTGAGCTTGAAAATCCTGAAGGAGATAGCATAGCAACGATGTTATATACTTCTGGAACAACTGGATTTCCAAAGGGAGTTATGCTGACTTTCAATAACCTGAGTTCAGAACTGGAAGGACTTGAAAAAAAGAATCTTCTGGAGCCGAGTGATCAGATACTTGCATTGCTTCCTTTCCATCATGTTCTTCCACTAACAGCGACAGTGCTGATAATACTGAAATACCAGGCATCAATAGTTTTTGTAAAGAAAATAGCCAGCAAGGAAATTTTAGAAGCTCTTGATAAAAATAATGTTACTGCGCTAGTTGGAGTTCCAAGGGTATTTAAACTTTTCTATGATGGAATAAAGCAGCAGATTGATTCAAAGTTTATTACGAGAACTATATATAAGCTTATGACAAAAATAAAATCTTTTAAAATAAGAAGGAAAGTATTTACAAAAGTTCATGAAAAATTTGGAGGTGAACTTACGTTCATAGTTTCAGGAGGAGCAAAACTGGATCCTGAAATAGGAGAATTTTATGAAACATTGGGAATATATGTACAGGAAGGATATGGACTTACGGAAACATCTCCTGTAATTGCAGTTAATACAAGGAAAGAACGTAAAATAGGAACAGTAGGAAAAAAACTGGATAACATAGAAGCAAAAATAGTAGATGAAGAATTATGGGTAAAAGGTCCTATTGTTATGAAAGGTTATTACAATAAACCTGAAAAGACAGCCGAAGTAATAACTGAAGATGGATGGTTCAAAACAGGTGATTTGGCTTCCATTGATGATGAAGGATATATAACTATCCGTGGAAGAAGAAACAGCATGATAGTACTTTCAAATGGTAAGAATATTGATCCTGAAAAGCTGGAAAACAAAGTAATTGAAAAGAGTAAAAAGCTTATAAAGGAATTAGGAGTATTCGGTCATAATGATAAACTTGTGGCGATAATTGTTCCTGATTTACTCGAATGTAGAAAACAGGGAATAACAAATATAAAAGCTTATATAAAGAATATTGTAGAGGATTACAATCTTACTGTCCATAATTATGAAAAAATTCTGGATTATAAACTGTATGAAGAGGAACTTCCAAAAACGAGGGTAGGAAAACTGAGAAGATTCATGCTTCCTGAACTGTATCTAAAAACAAATGTCAAAAAGAAAAAGGTGGAAGAACCTGATAATGAAGTTTATAGACTTCTGAAGGATTATATAAAAAAATTAAAAGGGATAGAAGCACAGCCTGAAGAAAATCTTGAACTGGAAATAGGAATGGATTCACTTGATATTGTTGAATTTTTTGCATATGTTGAAAACAGTTTTGGAATTCAGCTCGATGAAGAGAAATTTTCTGAAATATCCAACTTAAAGTCACTATCTGAATATATTAATGAAAAAGCAACAAAAATAGAAAGTGGAGAAGTAGACTGGAAAAAAATAATAGAAGCTGCACCACCTGTTGAAGAAAAAAACAGATGGGCAACAAGAGTGTTAAGACCTCTTTTTGATTTGACAATAAAACTGTATTTCAGATTGAAAAGAGTGGACAGGGATAAATTAAGCAACAAACCACAGATATTTGTTTCAAACCATCAGAGCTTTATAGATTCGTTAGTGCTCGGAAGTCTATTACCTGCAGGAATACTATATAACACAATTTTTCTGGCAATAGACTGGTATTTTAAAAAAGGGATTTTGAAACTGCTTGTCAGTCATGGAAATGTGGTATTGATAGATATAAATAAAAATATTAAGAAAAGTGTTGAGGAAATAGCAGGAAATGTCAAAGCCGGAAAAAATGTACTTATTTTCCCTGAAGGTGCAAGAACTAAAGACGGAAAAGTTGCAGAATTTAAAAAAGTATTTGCAATAATAGCTAAAGAACTCAATGTAGATGTTCAATGTCTGGGAATAAAAGGGGCTTTTGAAGCATATTCGAGATATATGAAATTTCCTAAACCTAAGAAAATAGAAGTTGCTGTTCTGGAAAAGTTTAAGCCGGAAGGTACGTATGATGAAATAGTTGAAAAGGCTAGAAACATAATAAAAAATTATGTAGAAGGCAATTAA
- a CDS encoding autotransporter-associated N-terminal domain-containing protein, with protein sequence MTNNLKRIEKELRTFAKRCRDVKYNSALLFTFLLTGLISFTAPETDSVEQARRGLQTSITDMKKLFKEAKAENNKLLKSSNLELIQLMEQGDHVVKSPWSSWQFGMNYFYSDWRGTYKGRGDKKEKYPYEGIFQRDTNEFNRYVATNSNFYGAIAKSSNPAAASSSSRQGIGGYGIASNRTQPEPIVSLELSAGITPRFVNKGAIILQAPQPATPNVPTAINFKPVTPQIVAPEVDAIDVPDITPPGTGNDDSSWIYTESTSLKLDKVDSGGTPYYTANKGGSVNVGVISQQDMDGGKLTVTANGTNFNVTSKDVTFTGRYDANHNSSNAGAQKMDFSIDATRFYAAMKLVGGHAITVNSDIDYKGTGSLYNKWLFHTDGHNNFGDSTWVLKSNVNMDGNNLIMYTSQYHGSGNYNIGFLNDGGTITTSSTGSNNYIWLPVAADNWGGFRIMMFENKGTISLNGTKDTLSFFGSEGDDDAGGITFINNGTLELNGEENKGIIIKPNKVYTSGEILLNNPMKITGNKAIGLAFLGYINLEAGKNFHQSTADNVKIALGATTRESVLKVDMSDNEKATAVFFNNAGTTPFVVNNFNLTSTNGKKNNLVFIKDGVVKLDGTTSGKLTITKGESNVGIYTEATDNLTTAAEIKIDDSNSSTAIFAKKTGTITNTGDISVTGKSVKAIIADQKDITSSGKITLSGTALSETDGAVGLVAQNGGKITSTGLTSISVDGSASIDAYSNNGTLDLTNVTLKATNGAFNTYASNNGVVKLNTATLNTGQKSLAFFVDNTGKIEFTGATTANIDGWTNNDPLTRGTAFYYTGSGYSSFTDTDIQTWVGARFANMSNLTLNMATGSRLFIASDVEMNLSNTGGTTLAGALGVNSASNLATADYKTFMLYLSRLKLDQSINLDDPTDAYNKLEISNSQIINNNSNTISGTNAGQVAFAQENLDTNRTKVTLSNNGIMNMSGANSTAMYGKFGVLENNATGTITMGDSSTALYGIDNSLVSNAGTIAIGANSTALYSKGATVGAANPAPITNSGTITSAGANAIGIIYDGTGTSASGSDIGVNNTATGKIQFTGDKSVGIYAQGSNYIVDNSGEITLGDSTSIANPNVGVFTNVTNIGIANRAGGNITVGNNAIGTYGYRVSNDGVIKAGDAGVGIYSKGDSTILGSTSDITVGKDEAVGVYLEQGGGTVTHDGKMTIGDNSFGFVAIQGSNPLVFTNTSTADVSLGTKSIYVYSNDTTGTITNNALLTSTGQNYGLYGAGTITNNADINFSNGLGNVGIYSIKGGTATNAAGRTITVGDSDPGNSLYSIGMAAGYAKSDTGKVVNAGTINVNGKSSIGMYASGRGSEVENASGATINLAGEGAMGIYLDNGAKGINNGLITTVGSPATAVGVVVRAGSELINNGTININSAGGYAKFITTGGIVKNFGTITVSGGAADEFTPGSKPTGKELEINGVKVIDISAPAGAATATITANGAPVTPVVTNVDGNRDMLTSNIGMYIDTKRGTNPIQGPISALGGNEADLIIGAEAAETTLSKYIQVPQEIIAPYNTTLLANPNITNWNIYSGALTWMATATLDKNTGLINNIYLAKMPYTAFAGKEATPVEVTDTYNFLDGLEQRYGKENLSTREKQLFDKLSGIGKNEEILFYQATDEMMGHQYANVQQRTYGTGRLIDKEISHLSKEWDTKSKQSNKIKVFGMRDEYNTDTAGIIDYTSNAYGFAYLHEDETVKLGNSSGWYAGAVHNRFKFKDIGKSKENQTMLKLGIFKTMSPAADHNGSLRWTISGEGYVSRNDMHRKYLVVDEIFNAKSDYTTYGVAVKNELGYNIRTSERTSIRPYGSLKLEYGRFTTIKEKSGEMRLDVKGNDYYSIRPEVGVEFSYRQPMAVKTTFVTTLGLGYENELGKVGNVKNMAKVSYTDADWFNIRGEKDDRKGNFKADLNIGIENQRFGVTLNGGYDTKGKNVRGGIGFRAIY encoded by the coding sequence ATGACTAATAATTTGAAAAGAATAGAAAAAGAATTAAGAACATTTGCTAAAAGATGTAGAGATGTAAAATACAATTCAGCATTATTGTTTACATTCCTGTTAACAGGTTTAATATCTTTTACAGCTCCTGAAACAGACAGTGTAGAACAGGCAAGAAGAGGACTTCAGACATCGATAACAGATATGAAGAAGTTGTTTAAGGAAGCGAAGGCTGAAAATAATAAATTATTAAAATCATCAAACCTTGAGTTAATACAGTTAATGGAACAGGGAGACCATGTAGTTAAATCTCCATGGAGTTCATGGCAGTTTGGAATGAACTATTTCTACAGTGACTGGAGAGGAACTTACAAAGGAAGAGGAGATAAGAAGGAGAAATATCCTTATGAGGGAATATTTCAGAGAGATACAAATGAGTTTAACAGATATGTAGCAACAAATAGTAATTTCTATGGTGCTATAGCTAAATCAAGTAATCCTGCTGCAGCAAGTTCAAGTTCAAGACAAGGTATTGGTGGATACGGAATTGCAAGTAATAGAACTCAGCCTGAACCAATAGTATCACTGGAATTAAGTGCAGGAATTACTCCAAGATTTGTAAATAAAGGAGCAATAATATTACAGGCTCCGCAACCTGCAACACCTAATGTGCCTACAGCTATTAACTTTAAACCAGTGACGCCTCAAATTGTAGCACCTGAGGTTGATGCAATAGATGTTCCTGATATTACACCACCTGGAACAGGAAATGATGATAGTTCATGGATTTATACTGAATCAACATCCTTAAAATTAGATAAAGTAGATAGTGGAGGAACACCTTATTATACCGCGAATAAAGGTGGATCAGTAAATGTTGGGGTTATATCTCAACAGGATATGGATGGTGGGAAATTAACAGTTACAGCTAATGGTACAAATTTTAATGTTACTTCTAAAGATGTAACTTTTACAGGTAGATATGATGCTAATCATAATAGTTCTAATGCTGGTGCTCAAAAAATGGATTTCAGCATAGATGCTACTAGATTTTATGCAGCAATGAAGTTGGTTGGAGGACACGCCATAACTGTTAATTCAGATATTGATTATAAAGGAACAGGTTCTTTATATAATAAATGGTTATTCCATACAGATGGGCATAATAATTTTGGAGATTCAACATGGGTTTTAAAAAGTAATGTCAATATGGATGGAAATAATTTAATCATGTATACTTCTCAATATCATGGTTCAGGAAACTATAACATAGGATTTTTAAATGATGGAGGTACAATAACTACATCTTCAACAGGAAGTAATAACTATATCTGGTTGCCAGTAGCTGCTGATAACTGGGGTGGATTTAGAATTATGATGTTTGAAAATAAGGGTACCATTTCTCTAAATGGAACAAAAGATACTTTGTCATTCTTTGGAAGTGAAGGAGATGATGATGCTGGAGGAATTACTTTTATAAATAATGGAACTCTTGAATTAAATGGAGAGGAAAATAAAGGGATTATTATTAAACCAAATAAAGTTTATACAAGTGGAGAAATATTATTAAATAATCCTATGAAAATAACAGGAAATAAAGCAATTGGATTAGCTTTTTTAGGATATATAAATCTTGAAGCAGGAAAAAATTTCCATCAAAGTACCGCAGATAATGTCAAAATAGCTTTGGGTGCCACTACAAGAGAATCAGTTTTGAAAGTCGATATGTCTGATAATGAAAAAGCAACAGCAGTTTTCTTTAATAATGCTGGGACAACTCCTTTTGTAGTAAATAATTTTAATCTAACTTCTACAAATGGTAAAAAGAATAATCTTGTTTTTATAAAAGACGGAGTTGTGAAGTTAGATGGAACTACAAGTGGAAAGTTAACAATTACAAAAGGAGAATCTAATGTAGGGATATACACTGAAGCTACAGATAATTTGACAACAGCGGCAGAAATAAAAATAGATGATTCTAATAGTTCAACAGCTATATTTGCTAAAAAAACAGGAACAATTACAAATACTGGAGATATATCAGTTACAGGAAAGTCAGTAAAAGCAATAATAGCAGATCAAAAAGACATTACAAGTAGTGGAAAAATAACTTTAAGTGGTACGGCTTTAAGTGAAACTGACGGAGCAGTAGGATTAGTAGCTCAAAATGGCGGGAAAATAACTTCTACTGGTTTGACTTCAATATCAGTAGACGGAAGTGCATCGATAGATGCTTACTCTAATAATGGTACTTTAGATTTGACAAATGTGACATTAAAAGCAACAAATGGAGCGTTTAATACTTATGCTTCGAATAATGGAGTAGTAAAATTAAACACAGCTACATTAAATACAGGACAAAAGTCATTAGCATTCTTTGTTGATAATACAGGAAAGATAGAATTTACAGGAGCTACAACTGCAAATATAGACGGATGGACAAATAATGATCCATTAACAAGAGGAACTGCATTTTATTATACAGGATCAGGATATAGTTCATTTACAGACACAGATATCCAAACATGGGTAGGAGCTAGATTTGCAAATATGAGTAACCTGACATTGAATATGGCTACAGGTTCAAGATTATTTATTGCTTCAGATGTAGAAATGAATTTATCAAATACAGGAGGAACAACTTTAGCGGGAGCATTAGGAGTAAATTCTGCAAGTAATTTGGCAACAGCTGACTATAAGACATTTATGTTATATCTAAGTAGACTAAAATTAGATCAATCAATAAATCTTGATGATCCAACTGATGCGTATAATAAGTTAGAAATATCTAACTCACAGATTATAAATAATAATTCTAATACTATATCAGGTACTAATGCGGGACAAGTAGCGTTCGCACAGGAAAATCTTGACACTAATAGAACTAAAGTAACATTGTCGAATAACGGTATTATGAATATGTCAGGAGCAAATTCGACAGCAATGTACGGAAAATTTGGAGTGCTTGAAAATAATGCAACTGGTACAATCACAATGGGAGATTCTTCTACAGCATTGTATGGTATAGATAATTCACTTGTAAGCAATGCAGGAACAATTGCAATAGGAGCAAATTCAACAGCATTGTATTCTAAAGGAGCCACTGTAGGTGCTGCAAATCCTGCTCCAATAACAAACTCAGGAACAATTACAAGTGCAGGAGCAAATGCAATCGGTATAATCTATGATGGAACTGGTACAAGTGCATCAGGAAGTGACATAGGAGTTAATAATACAGCTACTGGAAAGATACAGTTTACAGGAGATAAATCAGTTGGAATTTATGCTCAGGGAAGTAATTATATAGTAGATAACAGTGGTGAAATTACATTAGGAGATTCAACAAGCATAGCAAATCCAAATGTTGGTGTATTTACTAATGTGACAAATATAGGAATAGCTAACAGAGCTGGAGGAAATATAACAGTTGGAAATAATGCAATAGGTACATATGGTTACAGAGTATCAAATGATGGTGTAATTAAAGCAGGAGATGCTGGGGTAGGAATATATTCTAAAGGAGATAGTACAATTTTAGGTTCTACATCTGACATTACTGTTGGAAAAGATGAAGCAGTTGGTGTATACCTTGAACAAGGTGGAGGAACTGTTACTCACGATGGTAAGATGACAATAGGAGATAACTCTTTTGGATTTGTAGCTATACAGGGATCTAATCCATTGGTATTTACAAATACTTCAACAGCAGACGTATCATTAGGAACAAAATCAATTTATGTTTATTCAAACGATACGACAGGAACAATAACGAATAATGCACTGTTGACTTCAACTGGACAAAACTATGGATTATATGGAGCAGGAACAATAACAAACAATGCTGATATTAATTTTTCTAATGGATTGGGAAATGTTGGTATCTACAGTATTAAAGGTGGAACAGCTACAAATGCTGCTGGAAGAACGATAACAGTTGGGGATTCTGACCCAGGAAACTCTCTATATTCTATAGGTATGGCAGCAGGATATGCTAAGTCAGATACAGGTAAAGTAGTAAATGCTGGTACAATTAATGTAAATGGTAAAAGTAGTATCGGAATGTATGCTTCAGGTAGAGGTTCGGAAGTAGAAAATGCTTCAGGTGCAACAATTAACTTGGCTGGTGAAGGAGCTATGGGTATTTACCTTGACAATGGAGCAAAAGGTATAAATAATGGTTTAATTACAACAGTTGGAAGTCCAGCAACAGCAGTTGGAGTAGTAGTAAGAGCTGGTTCTGAATTAATAAACAACGGTACAATTAATATAAACTCAGCTGGAGGTTATGCTAAATTCATTACAACTGGTGGAATAGTTAAAAACTTTGGTACAATCACTGTAAGTGGTGGAGCAGCAGATGAATTTACACCAGGAAGTAAACCAACTGGAAAAGAACTGGAAATAAATGGAGTAAAAGTAATAGATATAAGTGCACCTGCAGGAGCAGCTACAGCAACAATAACTGCAAATGGAGCACCAGTAACTCCGGTAGTAACAAATGTGGATGGTAATAGAGATATGCTTACATCTAATATAGGGATGTACATAGATACAAAGAGAGGAACTAATCCTATACAAGGTCCAATAAGTGCTTTAGGTGGAAATGAAGCTGACCTTATAATAGGGGCAGAAGCTGCAGAAACTACTTTGAGTAAATATATTCAAGTTCCACAGGAAATAATAGCTCCATACAATACAACATTACTAGCTAATCCTAATATAACTAACTGGAATATTTATTCAGGAGCATTAACATGGATGGCAACAGCAACATTAGATAAAAATACTGGTTTAATTAATAATATTTACTTAGCAAAGATGCCATATACAGCATTTGCAGGAAAAGAAGCTACACCTGTAGAAGTTACAGATACATATAACTTCCTGGATGGACTGGAACAAAGATATGGTAAAGAAAATCTAAGTACAAGGGAAAAACAACTATTTGATAAATTAAGTGGAATTGGTAAAAATGAGGAAATCTTATTTTATCAAGCAACAGATGAAATGATGGGACACCAGTATGCTAATGTGCAGCAGAGAACATACGGAACTGGAAGATTAATTGATAAGGAAATTAGTCACCTGTCTAAGGAATGGGATACTAAGTCTAAGCAGTCAAATAAAATAAAAGTATTCGGAATGAGAGACGAGTATAACACAGATACAGCAGGAATAATAGACTATACAAGTAATGCATACGGATTTGCATACTTACATGAAGACGAAACAGTTAAACTTGGAAACAGCTCAGGATGGTATGCAGGAGCGGTACATAACAGATTCAAGTTCAAGGACATAGGAAAATCAAAAGAGAACCAGACAATGTTAAAACTTGGAATCTTCAAGACAATGTCACCGGCTGCAGATCATAACGGATCATTGAGATGGACAATATCAGGAGAAGGATATGTATCAAGAAATGATATGCACAGAAAGTATCTTGTAGTTGATGAAATCTTCAATGCGAAGTCAGACTATACAACATATGGAGTGGCGGTTAAGAACGAACTTGGATATAATATAAGAACAAGTGAAAGAACAAGCATAAGACCATACGGAAGCTTAAAACTTGAATATGGAAGATTTACTACAATCAAGGAGAAGTCAGGAGAAATGAGACTTGACGTAAAAGGAAACGACTACTACTCAATAAGACCGGAAGTGGGAGTGGAATTTAGCTACAGACAGCCTATGGCAGTTAAGACGACATTTGTGACAACATTAGGACTAGGTTATGAAAATGAGCTTGGAAAAGTAGGAAATGTAAAGAACATGGCAAAAGTATCATATACGGATGCAGACTGGTTCAATATAAGAGGAGAAAAGGACGACAGAAAAGGAAACTTTAAAGCTGACTTAAATATCGGAATAGAGAACCAGAGATTTGGAGTAACATTAAACGGAGGATATGATACAAAAGGTAAGAATGTAAGAGGAGGAATAGGATTCAGAGCTATCTACTAA
- a CDS encoding adhesion protein FadA has translation MKKKILLLSMLLVMAALSYPATKPSLEASLNSIENKFNDLLEKEAQKKREFEAQKAQLETEVADLRAKEEGKEKVFEKLKKDSEVRWHRDKYKQVLNNYDVYYKNIAKLIKEKEQKIAELEQILAIMGN, from the coding sequence ATGAAAAAGAAAATACTTTTGCTGTCAATGCTATTAGTGATGGCGGCATTAAGTTATCCGGCAACAAAACCAAGTCTGGAAGCGAGTCTGAACTCAATAGAGAACAAGTTTAACGACCTTCTTGAAAAGGAAGCTCAGAAGAAGAGGGAATTTGAGGCACAGAAGGCGCAACTTGAAACTGAAGTGGCAGATCTCAGGGCAAAGGAAGAAGGAAAAGAAAAGGTATTTGAAAAACTTAAGAAGGACTCAGAAGTGAGATGGCATAGAGATAAATACAAACAGGTCCTTAACAACTATGACGTATACTACAAGAACATAGCAAAACTAATAAAAGAAAAAGAACAGAAGATAGCTGAACTTGAACAGATACTTGCAATAATGGGGAACTAG